AGCGGGACACGAGCTGGTCGGGGTCACCTCGCTCAACTACGCCGAGTCTCGCTGCTGCGACGCACGCTCCGTCTTCGAGGCCAAGCGCGTCGCCGAGTTCTTGGGCTTCCCGTACCACACCATCGACCTGATCCTGCCCTTCAAGCAGCGGGTGGTGGACGCCTTCACCGAAGGCTACCAGGCGGGCCTCACCCCCAACCCCTGCACCATCTGCAACGCCGAGGTCCGCTTCGAGGAGCTCTTCGACGAGGCCGAGTGGCGCTTCGAGGCCGAAGCGATCGCGACCGGCCACTACGCCCGGGTGCGCTACAGCGAGGAGCACGGTCGTCACCAGCTCTTGCGCGGGGTGGATGCGAGCAAGGACCAGTCCTACATGCTCTACCGCCTCGACCAGCGCCAGCTCGCGCGTGCCATCTTCCCGCTCGGCGAGCTCCACAAGACCGAGACCCGCGCCATCGCCGAGAAGATCGGCCTCGAAGTCGCCAAGAAGGCCGATAGCCAAGACGTATGCTTCGTCATGGGCGACACCCTGGGCTTTATCAAGCGCGAGATCGGCGATCGCCTCTCGCCGGGCCCCATCGTGGACACCGAGGGCAAGCGCCTCGGCACCCACGAGGGCATCGCCTACTACACCGTCGGCCAGCGTAAGGGCCTGGGCATCACCAGCGCCCAGCCCATGTACGTGGTGCGGCTCGAGCCTGCGACCAACACCGTGGTGGTGGGCCCCCGTGAGGCGGTCCTGGTCGATTCGCTCGTCTCGCGCGAGGTCAACTGGGTCTCGTGGGCCCGACCCGACGCCCCCTTCCGGGCCGAGGTCCAGATCCGCTACAAGACGACACCCGCCCCCTCGACCGTCACCCCCACCGAGGACGGCTTCCGGATCGACTTCGACGAGGGCCAGTTCGCGGCCTCTCCCGGCCAGGTGGCTGCGGTCTACGTGGGGGACGTGCTGGTAGCAGGCGGCGTGATCGCTGTTTCCTGACCCCTCGGCAAAGCGGGTGCCCAACGGCACCCGTTCTTTTTTGCTTGACAACTGACCAGCGGTCATTTATTAATTGACCATCGGTCAGTTAAAGGAGCCCCCCCATGCGTCGCGCCCGCCACAGCGAACAGAAGCTCGAACGACGTTCGTGCATCCTCGAAGCCGCGCTCGCCCTGTTCGTCGAGACATCCTTCCAGGCCATCACCATGGCCCAGGTCGCCGAGCGGGCTGGCGTCGCCAAGGGCACGCTCTACCTCTACTTCACGAGCAAGGAGGCTGTCTTCCTCGCGATCCTGCAGGAGCAGCTCTTGCCCGCCTACTTCGACGGGGTCGAGCGCGCCCTTGGCGCGCTCAGCCCGCCCACGGGGCCGCACAGCCTCGCGCGCCTCATCTGCGAGCCGTTCCGCGAACGACCCGAGATCGCGCGCCTGCTCGGCATCCTGCCGGGGATTCTCGAACAGAACCTCTCGCTCGAAGCGGCGATTTCCTTCAAGCGTTTTCTGCTCGCGCGCACCGCGCAGGCAGGCGCCACCCTCGAGCGAACGCTCCCCGTGCTCGCACCCGGGGATGGCCTGCGGCTCATCCTCCGCAGCCACGCCTTGATCATCGGCCTCCAGCAACTCGCGGACCCCAGCCCCCTCGTTCGCACCGCCTACGAGGCCCCCGGCCTCGACGTGTTCAAGCTGGATTTCACCCAGGAGCTCGAAGCCACCCTCGGCATGCTCTTCGCCGGGCACGCCCTCGTGACAGGAGAATCCAATGAATCTCACCAGCCTCAAGGGTAGGACCGCGCTCGTGACGGGCGCCTCGAGCGGGCTCGGCAGCGACTTCGCGCGCCACCTGGCCGAGGCGGGCTGCCACCTGGTCCTCACGGCCCGACGCGAAGAGCTGCTCAAGGCCTTACAGCAAGAGCTCAGCGAGCGCCACGGCGTCAGGGTCGAGGTCGTCGCGCTCGACCTCGGCGCGCCGGGCGCCCCGGACCAGCTCTACGAGCGCCTCGCAGCGGACGGCATCGAAATCGACGTGCTCGTCAACAACGCGGGCTTCGGACTCTACGGCGACTTCCTGGACATCCCCTGGGAGCGCGAGCGCGCCATGCTGGAGCTCGACATCCTCGCCCTGGTGCATCTCACCAAGCGATTCGCCAAGGACATGGTCGCGCGCAAGTTCGGCTATATCCTCCAGGTGAGCTCGATCGGGGCCTACCAGCCCACTCCGACCTACGCCAGCTACTCGGCGGCCAAGAGCTTCGTGCTCAGCTTCGGCGAGGCGCTCAACCACGAGCTCAAGGGCACCGGCGTCTCCTGCACCGTCCTCTCGCCAGGCGTCACGGCCACCGCCTTCCTCGAGGTCTCGGGCCAGGCCCCCACCTTCTACCAGCGCCTGGCCATGATGCGGAGCCCCGAGGTCACGCGCATCGGCCTGCAAGCGCTGCTGCGCCGCCAGTCCAGCGTCGTGCCCGGCCTCTTGAACGCCGTGACGGCGTGGTCCACCCGCCTGATGCCCCGACCGTTCGCCGCCGCCGTCGCCCACCGCCTGATGCGCTAGGCGCAAGGCCCCGACCAAGGAGGTCCCCGTGAGCCCCGATGCCCTCCCTGCCACCATGGACGCCCAGCGCGCCTTCTTCCGGAGCGGCAAGCCGCACGAGCCGGAATTTCGCATGGAGAGCTTGCGCCGGCTGCAAGGCGCCCTCCAGCGCCACGAAAAGGCGCTCCTCGACGCGCTGCGCGCGGACCTCGGCAAGTCCGAAGCCGAGGGCTACCTGACCGAGGTGGGCTTCGTCCTGCAAGAGGTCCGGCATACCCTCAAGCACCTGCCCCGCTGGGTCCGCCCCCGCCGGGTGCCGACGCCCCTCGTGTTCCAACCGGCCAGGCAGCGTCTTTACTATGAGCCCCTGGGCGCGACGCTCATCATGGCCCCCTGGAACTACCCGGTCGGCCTCACCCTCTCGCCGCTGGTCGGTGCGATCGCCGCGGGCAACACCGTCGTCCTGAAGCCCTCGGAGCTCGCGCCGGCCTCCTCGCGGGCGATCGCCGAGCTGGTGCGCGACGCCTTCGACCCCGCGCACGTGTCAGTCGTGGAAGGCGGCAAGGAAGTCTCCCAGGCCCTCTTGGCCGAGACCTGGGACCACATCTTCTTCACGGGGGGCACGGGCATCGGCCGGATCGTGGCCAAGGCCGCAGCCGAGCACCTCACCAAGGTGACCCTCGAGCTGGGCGGCAAGAGCCCTGCGATCGTCACGGCTCAGGCCCGCCTCGACGTGGCGGCCCGCCGCATCGCCTGGGGCAAGTTCACCAACGCGGGCCAGACCTGCGTGGCTCCTGACTACCTGCTCGTCGAAGCGCGCGTCTACGCGCCCTTCCTCGCCGAACTCAAGGCGGCCATCCGCGCCATGTACGGCGAGAATCCCGCCACGAGCCCCGACTACGGGCGCATCATCAACGGGGCGCACTTCGAGCGCCTGAAGGGCCTCATCACCCCGGAGGCGCTCATCCTGGGCGGGGAGCACGACGCCCAAGCGCGCTACATCGCTCCGACCCTCCTCGGCGACGTGCCTGCGACGCACCCGGCCATGCAGGACGAAATCTTCGGGCCCATCCTGCCGGTGCTCAAGGTTCCGGACCTGGAGGCTGCGATCGCGCGGATCTCCGAGCACCCCAACCCGCTCGCGCTCTACGTGTTCTCAGAGGATCGCCGCGAGCAGCAGCGGGTGATCGCGAGGGTGCCCTTCGGGGGCGGCTGCGTCAACCACACCATCGTTCACCTGGCGGATCCGAACCTGCCGTTCGGTGGGCGCAATCAGAGCGGACTCGGGGCCTACCACGGGGAGCACTCGTTCGAGGTGTTCTCCCACCGCAAGGCCGTCCACGAGGCGGCGACCTGGCTCGACCCGACCCTCAAGTACCCGCCCTATGCGCGCCAGCTGCCCCTGTTGCGCAAGCTGCTCCGCTAGATCCGGAAGCCCTGGGCGGGCAGCTCGCCACGCTCGCGCAGGCGGGCGATCGCCTTCTCGACGGTCTCACGCTCGCTCTTGTAGGTGAGGATGGGCAAGGTCTCTTCGAGCGACCACCAGCGAGCCTCGTCTACCTCTTCGCAGGCATCGGTCGCCTCGCCGCTCACGTAGCGCAACAGGTAGAAGTGAACGGTCTTGTGGACCTTGACCTCTTCCTCCTTGGCGTAGAACCAGTAGGAGATGGTGGAAAGGCGGTCGATGACCTCGCCCTCGATGCCGGTTTCCTCGAAGATCTCGCGCCGGGCGGTCTGCTCGAGCGTTTCGCCGGCTTCGACGCGTCCCTTGGGCAGCGCCCAGACGCGCCCGCCGCGGATGGCGATGAGCGCGATCTCGATGCGATCCTCGTGCCGGCGAAAAACCACGCCGCCAGAGGATACCTGGTGCTTGACCTTGGCCAAGAGGGCTTCCTGTCCTTTCCAATGCCGTAAGGGCGTCTGATATTCTAACACGCAAGGGACCCAAGAGGCGCTAGAATTACTCCCATGGCCGCATTCCGCTACCTCATGCTCAACAAGCCCTATGACGTCCAGAGCCAATTCTCGGGCGACGACCCCGTCCAGACCCTCAGGGGCTACGTCCAGGTCCCGGGCGTCTACCCGGTCGGCCGTCTCGACAAGGACTCGGAAGGCCTCCTGCTCTTGACCGACGACGGGGGGCTTTCGCACCGGCTCACCGACCCGCGCTACGAGCATCCCAAGACCTACCTGGTCCAGGTCGAGCGCATTCCCGACGAGGCCGCGCTCCACGCGCTGCGCACCGGGGTCGTCTTCGAGGGCAAGCAAAGCCGCCCGGCGGAGTTCGAGCTGCTGGACGCGCCGCCGGATCTTCCCGAACGGCCGGTGCCGGTGCGTTTCCGCAAGAACGTGCCCACCGCCTGGCTCAAGGTAGTGCTGCGCGAAGGACGCAACCGCCAGATTCGCAAGATGACCGCCGCGGTGGGGTTTCCGACCCTGCGCATCTACCGGGTGGGGCTCGGGGGCCTCAGTCTCGGGGCGCTGCCCCCCGGCGCCTGGCGCGAGCTGAGCTCCGAGGAGGTCGCCGCCCTCCGCGCCCTCTCGCGCCCCCCGTCAGGTGGCCGGCGGCGTCGCCGGTAGGGTGAACCAGAAAGAGCTGCCCTTGCCCGGCGCGCTGTCGACGCCGACCTCGCCGCCGTGGGCCTCCACGATGGTCCGGACGATGGGCAGACCGAGGCCCGTGCCGCCGGCCTTCTTGCCGGCCTCGGTCTGGAAGAACTGGTCGAAGAGGTGGGGGACAGCCTCGGGGGGGATGCCGAGGCCCGTGTCGTTTACCTCGGTCCGGGTCCGACCGTCGGCCTCCTTGCAGGCCTTCACCGTGATCCGCCCGCCCGTGGGCGTGAACTTGATGGCGTTGGAGAGCAGGTTGTTGAGCACCTGGATCAGGCGGTCCGGATCCGCCACGAGGGTGATGGGCGCGCTCGGCGGCTCGACCGAGAGCGTCAAGCCCTTGCGCTCGGCCTCGTACTCGAACTTGGCGCACGTCTCTTGCAGGAAGGGCCCGTAATCGAACTCGGTCGGCTCGATCTTGAAGCGGCCGGCTTCGAGGCGGGCGAAGTCCAGCAGCTCGTTGAGCAGCCGGGTCATGTAGTCGCTGGACTTCAGGATCTGGTCGACGAATTGCAGCTGCTCGTCGCCGAGCTTGCCGCCCATTCCCTCTTGCAGGAACTCCGCGTAGCCCACGATCGAGGTGAGCGGGATGCGCAGGTCGTGGCTGACGGCGTTGAGGAAGGTCCACTTCACCTTGTCGAGCTCGGTGAGCCGGGCCATGGCGCGCTGGAGCTTCTCGTTGGCCTCCTGAAGGGCGTGGACGTTCTCCTCTAGGCGCGAAGTGGTGGCATTGAAGCTCTGCCCCAGGTCGTCGATCTCGACAAGCTCCTCGCGCCCCGCCCGGGTCGAGAGGTCCCCGTCCGCCACGGCGTGGAGGGCCTGGCGCAGGCGGCCCAAAGGTCGAGTGAGCAAGGGGGTCATGAGCCTGGCGAGCACGAGCGCGCAGGCCAGGAGGACCGCAAGCACGATGAGCGCGTTACTCAAGCGGCGCGTGACTTCTTGGAGCAGCACCTGGTGGTCGATCACGGCGACGACCTGCCACGGCCCCCGCACGAGGGTGACGTAGGCGCCCCGCACCACGTCCAGCTCCTGCAAGAAAACCGGCTGGTTCTTTGTTCCGGCCGCGATCGAGACGGTCCCCTGCGGGCCGGCGAAGGGCAGCCGGCGGACCAAGGCCTCGGGCAAGGGGTTCCCGACGGTCACAAGCACGCGCCCATCCCCCGCCACGAGGGCAAAGGATGCGACCGAATGCGTGGGATCCTCCGCGAGGCGCGCTTCGAGCTCCGCCTTCAAGTCTTCCGGCTGCGAGGCCGCCCCGTCGTTCGCGAAGCGGCGCTGGATCGCAAGCGCCGCCTCGCTCGCCGTGTTCTGCGCGATCGCCTCGGCCCGCTGCCCCCAGAGCTCGCCGAACTCGCGCGAGCCGGTCGCCGTCAGTACCAGGATCGGGATGCTCGCGGCGAGCATCGCGAGGATCAAGACCAGCTTGCGCAGGGTCATCGCCGGCAGGTAGGCACCGCTGATGGCGCCACGGAGCCAGCGGCGCACCGGCGGAACGAGCAGGAGGGTCTCGGCGAGTGTCGCGCAGATCAGGGCGTTGAGCAGTTGCTTGAAGCCCACCGCGAACAGCGCGAAGCGGACGGTGTCCGAGAGGGGCCACCCGTCGGTGAGCGCCACCTCGGAGGGAATCCCGAACACGAGCCAGAAGAGCGGCGCCGAGACCAGCGGCGACCAGCGGCGCGCCAGGGCGCCGACGAAGAAGCCCTCGAAGCCATAGCGCAACAGGGCGGGCGGATCCGCCCAGTAGACGAGCGTCGGAAGGGCCGAGGCCATGCCCGCGACCAGCCCCCACCAGGGCCCACCCACGATAGCTGCCACCATGACCACCGCGCTGCCGAGCACGAAGTGGATACCGGGCAAAAGCGGGACGGGAAAGAGGTTGACCAGGCAGGCGAGACCGGCGAAGGCGGCCAAAACGAGGAGGCGCTTTCCTTTCGAGTCCGGCGTTTGCATCGTGCCTACCTCGCTGCGGCCTCAGGCCTGCGGGCTGATGATCGCATCGCCCCGAAACGAAGCCTCGCCCTGAATCCGCTCGCGCAGATCGGCAGGGAGCTGGATGGGGCGCCCCTCCCGGTTGACCACCACGTGCGCCGTCCAGCCCTCGGTGACGAGGCGATCGCCCTTGTAGATCCGGTAGACGAAGCGGAAGGACCGGCTGCGCAACTCGGCGATCCGGCTGACGATCGTCAGCTCGTCGTCGTAGCGGACCGGCGCCAGGTACTTGGCCGAGAGCTCGGCGACCACCACGAAGGCCCCCGAGGCTTCCATGGCGTTGTAGTCGAGGCCGATGGCCCGCAGGTAATCGCCACGCGCCACCTCGAACCAGACGATGTAGTTGGCGTGATAGGCGACCTGCTGGGCGTCGGTCTCGGCGTAGCGAACGCGCAGCGACGTCTTGACTTCGCGCGACAGGCTCATGGCGTCAGGGGCTCCTCTCTGGCGCCATTATACTGCGGCGGCGTCATAGCCTTCTTCGCGCACCGCCGCAACGAGCGCCTCGAGGCTCGCGTCGCCCTCGATCCGGGCGACGCCCGATTCGAGCTCGACCGTGGCCGCGGTGACCCCCGGGACCGCTTCGAGGGCGTGGGTGACGTGCTTGACGCAGTTGTTGCAGGTCATCCCCGAGACCTTGAGCGAACGCATGTGGTTTCTCCTTCAAAAACGAAGCGGGAGGCGGCCCCGCCACCTCCCGCTTGCAGCCGTTCAGGCGGCTAGCGAACCTCCTGGCCCCCCTCCGCGTCCCGGCGCAGGAGCAGCTCGAGCTTCTCGCGGTTGCGATCGATCGAGGAGGTGGTGATCCCGATCAGCAGTTGCAGGGGCATCAGATTGTGAGCCACGACGTTCTCTTCCTCGTCGCAGGCGTCGAACTCGATGTAGTCCTGGCCGACCCGGGTGATCCGAGCGAGGTAGTAGTTGTTGGTCGGCGCGAAGAAGAGTTCGACCAGGTCGCCTTCATCCATGATCTTCCGCAGGCGATCGCGCAGTGTCATGACGTGGACCTCCTTGACGTTCGACGGCAGAGCGGGGCAAAGCGCCCGCAGCGCACGCTCGTAAGCTTCTTATTCCCGAAACATGGCCCGAATATCGACCCTCTCATGCCCGGGCGATGGAGCGAACGAACATTGTAGCGCATGGGGGCCGGGAGCATAATCGGCGTGCCGACTCTGTCCGTAGGGAGGTGTCTATGCGCCGCCGTGAGTACGATCTAGAGAACCGCCTCGTCGAAATGCTCGGCCCCGGCCCCGGCCCCGAGAAATTCGTGCTCGACCAACTGGACGATAGCCAGTTCGCCTGGCATCTGGAGCACGACGGGCGCCTGGTACCGCCCGACGCGATCAGCCCCGAATGGCGCCAGTACGCCG
Above is a window of bacterium DNA encoding:
- a CDS encoding aldehyde dehydrogenase, producing the protein MDAQRAFFRSGKPHEPEFRMESLRRLQGALQRHEKALLDALRADLGKSEAEGYLTEVGFVLQEVRHTLKHLPRWVRPRRVPTPLVFQPARQRLYYEPLGATLIMAPWNYPVGLTLSPLVGAIAAGNTVVLKPSELAPASSRAIAELVRDAFDPAHVSVVEGGKEVSQALLAETWDHIFFTGGTGIGRIVAKAAAEHLTKVTLELGGKSPAIVTAQARLDVAARRIAWGKFTNAGQTCVAPDYLLVEARVYAPFLAELKAAIRAMYGENPATSPDYGRIINGAHFERLKGLITPEALILGGEHDAQARYIAPTLLGDVPATHPAMQDEIFGPILPVLKVPDLEAAIARISEHPNPLALYVFSEDRREQQRVIARVPFGGGCVNHTIVHLADPNLPFGGRNQSGLGAYHGEHSFEVFSHRKAVHEAATWLDPTLKYPPYARQLPLLRKLLR
- the mnmA gene encoding tRNA 2-thiouridine(34) synthase MnmA; translation: MAKKVAIGLSGGVDSAVAAYLLQQAGHELVGVTSLNYAESRCCDARSVFEAKRVAEFLGFPYHTIDLILPFKQRVVDAFTEGYQAGLTPNPCTICNAEVRFEELFDEAEWRFEAEAIATGHYARVRYSEEHGRHQLLRGVDASKDQSYMLYRLDQRQLARAIFPLGELHKTETRAIAEKIGLEVAKKADSQDVCFVMGDTLGFIKREIGDRLSPGPIVDTEGKRLGTHEGIAYYTVGQRKGLGITSAQPMYVVRLEPATNTVVVGPREAVLVDSLVSREVNWVSWARPDAPFRAEVQIRYKTTPAPSTVTPTEDGFRIDFDEGQFAASPGQVAAVYVGDVLVAGGVIAVS
- a CDS encoding TetR family transcriptional regulator; translated protein: MRRARHSEQKLERRSCILEAALALFVETSFQAITMAQVAERAGVAKGTLYLYFTSKEAVFLAILQEQLLPAYFDGVERALGALSPPTGPHSLARLICEPFRERPEIARLLGILPGILEQNLSLEAAISFKRFLLARTAQAGATLERTLPVLAPGDGLRLILRSHALIIGLQQLADPSPLVRTAYEAPGLDVFKLDFTQELEATLGMLFAGHALVTGESNESHQPQG
- a CDS encoding HAMP domain-containing protein codes for the protein MQTPDSKGKRLLVLAAFAGLACLVNLFPVPLLPGIHFVLGSAVVMVAAIVGGPWWGLVAGMASALPTLVYWADPPALLRYGFEGFFVGALARRWSPLVSAPLFWLVFGIPSEVALTDGWPLSDTVRFALFAVGFKQLLNALICATLAETLLLVPPVRRWLRGAISGAYLPAMTLRKLVLILAMLAASIPILVLTATGSREFGELWGQRAEAIAQNTASEAALAIQRRFANDGAASQPEDLKAELEARLAEDPTHSVASFALVAGDGRVLVTVGNPLPEALVRRLPFAGPQGTVSIAAGTKNQPVFLQELDVVRGAYVTLVRGPWQVVAVIDHQVLLQEVTRRLSNALIVLAVLLACALVLARLMTPLLTRPLGRLRQALHAVADGDLSTRAGREELVEIDDLGQSFNATTSRLEENVHALQEANEKLQRAMARLTELDKVKWTFLNAVSHDLRIPLTSIVGYAEFLQEGMGGKLGDEQLQFVDQILKSSDYMTRLLNELLDFARLEAGRFKIEPTEFDYGPFLQETCAKFEYEAERKGLTLSVEPPSAPITLVADPDRLIQVLNNLLSNAIKFTPTGGRITVKACKEADGRTRTEVNDTGLGIPPEAVPHLFDQFFQTEAGKKAGGTGLGLPIVRTIVEAHGGEVGVDSAPGKGSSFWFTLPATPPAT
- a CDS encoding pseudouridine synthase gives rise to the protein MAAFRYLMLNKPYDVQSQFSGDDPVQTLRGYVQVPGVYPVGRLDKDSEGLLLLTDDGGLSHRLTDPRYEHPKTYLVQVERIPDEAALHALRTGVVFEGKQSRPAEFELLDAPPDLPERPVPVRFRKNVPTAWLKVVLREGRNRQIRKMTAAVGFPTLRIYRVGLGGLSLGALPPGAWRELSSEEVAALRALSRPPSGGRRRRR
- a CDS encoding SDR family oxidoreductase, which gives rise to MNLTSLKGRTALVTGASSGLGSDFARHLAEAGCHLVLTARREELLKALQQELSERHGVRVEVVALDLGAPGAPDQLYERLAADGIEIDVLVNNAGFGLYGDFLDIPWERERAMLELDILALVHLTKRFAKDMVARKFGYILQVSSIGAYQPTPTYASYSAAKSFVLSFGEALNHELKGTGVSCTVLSPGVTATAFLEVSGQAPTFYQRLAMMRSPEVTRIGLQALLRRQSSVVPGLLNAVTAWSTRLMPRPFAAAVAHRLMR
- a CDS encoding cation transporter; this translates as MRSLKVSGMTCNNCVKHVTHALEAVPGVTAATVELESGVARIEGDASLEALVAAVREEGYDAAAV
- a CDS encoding NUDIX hydrolase; translation: MAKVKHQVSSGGVVFRRHEDRIEIALIAIRGGRVWALPKGRVEAGETLEQTARREIFEETGIEGEVIDRLSTISYWFYAKEEEVKVHKTVHFYLLRYVSGEATDACEEVDEARWWSLEETLPILTYKSERETVEKAIARLRERGELPAQGFRI
- a CDS encoding acyl-CoA thioesterase, which gives rise to MSLSREVKTSLRVRYAETDAQQVAYHANYIVWFEVARGDYLRAIGLDYNAMEASGAFVVVAELSAKYLAPVRYDDELTIVSRIAELRSRSFRFVYRIYKGDRLVTEGWTAHVVVNREGRPIQLPADLRERIQGEASFRGDAIISPQA